From the genome of Gammaproteobacteria bacterium:
CAGGGCACCGATGTGATCTTTAATGGATCATCTGGCCGTCAACCGGTAGGGCAAGCTTCGGTGGAACTTGTTTTTGACAATAGTGATGCGTCTTTGGGAGACGAATATGCCCAATACGCGGAAATTTCTATACGGCGCCAAGTCTCACGTGATGGAATATCTACCTATTTCCTCAATGGCACTCGATGTAGGCGTAGAGATATAGCAGATATTTTCTTAGGCACAGGCTTAGGGCCACGAAGTTACGCCATTATCCAACAAGGAACAGTTGCGCGTTTAATTGAAGCGAAACCTGAAGAATTACGGCAATTTTTAGAAGAAGCGGCAGGAATCTCAAAATATAAAGAACGCCGCAAAGAAACCGAAAGCCGTATTCGTGGAGCGCGCGAAAATCTTGAGCGATTACAAGATGTACGCTTGGAGCTAGAAAAGCAATTAACCTCTTTAAAACGACAGGCCAGTGCCGCAGAACGATTTAAAGAATTAAAAGCAGAACAACGCCAAACAAAATCCGAATTACACGCATTACGCTGGCGAGGGATCAATGAAAAAATTACTTCTTATCAACAAAAAATTACCACTCAAGAAACTGCTTTAATTGCAGTAATTGCAGAAGCCAGAAATATTGAAACTAAGATTGAACATATCCGTTTAGCCCACACAGAATCGGTGGATAAATTTAATGAGCTTCAGAGTACTTATTATCGTAGTAAGGCTGAGCTAGGAACGATAGAGCAGGAAATCAAACACCAAAATGAACGTCGCCAACAATTAACGACGGATGTGCAACAAGCAGAATCTCATTGGCAATCATTGCACGCTACACTTGACCACGACAAAGCACAAATTCTTCGCTTGAAGAAAATCGAAGAAGAATTGATTCCACAATTTGAATTTTCTCAAGAAGCCAGTGAACAAGCAAGCTATCAGCTTGAAGAAGTGGAAATGGGATTAGCCGAATGGCAAAATGCCTGGAATGAATTTCGAGAATTGTCTTCTAAGGCAAGTAAAACTGCTGAAGTTGAACAAGCTAATATTATGCAATACGAAGAGCGTATCACTAGCATTAATAATAAGCTGCAAAAACTAGAGCAAACATTCGCTGAAATCAACATTGCGCCTACTGAAGAAAAAATTATCTCTTTGAAAGAAATTATTGAGAAAGAGCGTCAAAACACTAAAGCAACTCAACAATCGTTAATAGAAAGCAAAGAAGCAACACAAACACAGCAGCAAAAATTACGTGATTTAACCAGTTTAATTGATAGCACTAAACATCGTCGTCAAAAACTAGAGGGTCAAAAAGTTTCTTTAGAAATTTTACAAGCAGCCGCATTGAACTCTGGGGACCAGAAAACTAAAAGTTGGTTAATGCAACATGGTTTGACGGAAAAAAAGCGTTTAGCGCAAACTATTCAAGTAGACGCTGGCTGGGAACTTGCGGTAGAAACTGTTTTGGGAGATTTTTTACAATCAATTTGTTTAGATGCAGATTCAACAAATTTATATGCAAAAGATTTACTCAATTTTAAGCAAGATACAATTTCTCTCATTTACCCGCTTGCGCCATCTTCGTCAAGAGCAAAACGATTAATTGAAAAAGTTCAGTATTCGCATATCCCAAGTGATTTTCAAGCAATCTGGGCAGCAGACTCTTTAGAAGAAGCGTTAAATATTCAAAAAACACTCTCCAGCTCTGAATCTGTGATTACAAAAGAAGGCCTTTGGTTCGGCAGTAATTGGATGCGAGTTGCATACGAAAAAAATCAATCGCAAGGAATTTTGGAAAGAGAGAAAGAGTTAAAGAGAGTTGCGGCTGAAATTATCAGCACAGAGAATGAGCTTGCGCAACATCAATCATCGTTAGAGCAATTGCAAACACTTATGCATAGCCAACAATCTCACTACGAAGCGTTGCATCAACAATATCAATTATTTGCTTCGCGTTTATCCCAAACTGAAGCTGACTTAAGTGTAAATCAACGTTACTTGGATCAATCCGTTGCAAGACGTAATAGTATTACGCAGGAAATGACTGAACAAAATATTGAAACTCAAAAATTAAAACAGCAATTAGCTCAAGCTCGTGATTTGTGGAGCAGCGCATTAGAATCGCTTGAACAATTCGAAGCCCAGCAATATACACTTGAGGCAGAAAAAGAAAATAAACAAACTGCAGTACAATATGCTCGTCAAAAAAATCAACAAGCGAAGCAGTCTTTTCATGAGCTTACTGTAAAGAAAAATATTACAGAAGTTGAGCTTAAATCTTTAGAGAAAAACATCTCGCAGCTACAACAGCAGTTTTCAACATTAGAGGAACGCAAGCAGCAGCTGACCAATGCATTATCACAAGGCAATATGCCCATTCAGCTACTTGAAGAACAACGCGAACAATTGGCTGAAAAATGCTTAACTGCAGAACAGCAGTTGAACCATGCGCGTGAAGCGATGAACACTATAGAGGGTGAACAAAGAAGCTCTGAAAAATTATTTCGTGAAATTGAACAGAACTCCTCTGCAATACAAGCCACTATTCAAAACAATCGCTTAGAAATGGAAGGTATGAAGGTTAGAAAACAAACCATTGAAGAGCAGTTATTGGAGTTAGAACAAACTGCAGAAGCAGTGCTAATGCTTATTACTGAAGAAAAAGAAATTCAGCAGCTTGAGGATCAGCTTGGGCATATTGAACGTCGTATAGAGCGATTAGGGCCAATTAATTTAGTTGCGATTGAAGAGTGTAAAGAAAAAGAAGAACGAAAAAGTTATTATGACGCCCAAAATGCTGATCTAGAAGAAGCATTGACCGCACTAGAAGATGCCATGCAGAAAATTGATAAAGAAACACGGGCTAAATTTAAAGAAACCTTTGATGCTGTCAATACATCATTTAATACACTCTTTCCCAAAATATTTGGCGGTGGAGATGCGTCATTAGAGCTGACTGGCACCGATTTATTAGATGCGGGAGTTGAAGTCATAGCACGTCCGCCAGGGAAGAAAAATAGTTCTATTCATTTGCTTTCTGGCGGCGAAAAAACTATGGTGGCAATTGCTTTAGTATTTTCAATTTTCCAACTTAATCCTGCGCCATTTTGTATGTTGGATGAGGTTGACGCCCCTCTCGATGACGCTAATGTGGTGCGTTTCAGTGAGCTTGTGAGAGAGATGTCTCAAAAAGTACAATTCATCGTTATCACACACAATAAAGTGACCATGGAAATGATGCACCAACTGATGGGTGTGACGATGCATGAGCCCGGTGTTTCTAGAATAGTTTCTGTGGATATTAAAGAAGCTGCTCAACTAGTAGAATAAACTGTAGGAGCGAGTGGCGCTCGCCCATTTTATGATTAAAAGGAAGAAGAAATGGTAATTACACAAATAGCTTTATTATCGATTGGTGCTCTAATTATTTTATTAGTTGTTATACATGCGATTAGTCGTTATTTTAAAAATAGACGTGACTCTCTAATAGTCTCTGACATCGATGCTCAAGGTGAAGAAGGCTTTCCCAGTATTGAAGACGATGAACCAGAAGTCATCTATGATCAACCGTTATCTACAAAGTCTGACTCTGTTTCAAGCGAAAACTCCAAGAAGTCTCATTCTGAAGCAAACAGCTTCATGATGATTAGTGTTCATGCAAAAGCGAATGAAGTTTTTTCCGATTATAGTTTTTTACAAACCATGGGCTCTGTGGGCTTGATCTACGGTGAACATAAAATATTTCATTATGATGTTAAGACAGATCAAGGGATGCAGCGATTATTTAGTGTGGCTCAATTGAACAAGCCGGGCTCTTTTGATATCGATCATGTTGAAACAATAAACTGCAAAGGATTACTATTGTTTATTGACCTTCGCGCATGCCGTAAACAAACTTTAGCGTTAGATTGCATGCTTGAAGTCGCTTATCAATTGGCAGAAGATTTAGATGGGATAATGTATGAAGGTTACAATACGCCATGGCAAGAAGATACGCCACGCGCTTTAGCGCAGCAGTTGGAATCTAATCAAAAAAATTTCAAGAGTGTATTAGATGAAATCGCTTATTGATTTTTTTGAGAGAGTCGAAAAATTACGCGAGCAATTGAATTTGCATAATTACCGTTATTATGTGCTAGATGACCCAAGTATTTGCGATGCTGAATATGATCGTTTATTTCATGAATTGCAGAATCTTGAAGAAACTTATCCAGAGTTAAAAACTTCAGATTCACCTACTCAACGCGTAGGTGCTGCACCGCTCGCAGAGTTTCAACCAGTGCTTCACTCCATTTCCATGTTATCACTGAGTAATGTCTTTGATTTTAATGAATTACAAGCTTTTGACAAAAGAATCAAAGACCGCATAAAAAACGCTAATTCCATAGAGTATGTTTGCGAGCCTAAGCTTGATGGATTGGCTATTAGCTTACGATATGAGCAGGGTGTTTTAGTTCAAGCAGCCACGCGTGGTGATGGGCAAACGGGTGAAAATGTTACTGATAATTGCAGGACGATTAAAACCATTCCTCTCAAGTTAATCAATCATAATATTCCAAATATTTTGGAAGTGAGAGGTGAAGTTTATATGCCTCTTTCTGGTTTTGCAAAGTTGAATGAGTTTATCTTAGAAAAAAATGAGAAGCCATTTGCAAATCCTCGCAATGCAGCCGCTGGAAGTTTGCGTCAATTAGATTCCAAAATCACCGTAACACGTCCGTTAGCGTTTTTTGCTTATGGCATTGGCGAAATCTCTGAGGTCATTGCGGAAACGCATTCTGAAGTATTAAAGCGATTAAGCGCTTTAGGGTTTTGCGTATCTCCGGGATATCAGATGGTTCAAGGCGCTCAAGGTTGCCAAGATTATTATGAGCAATTAATACAAAAGCGACATACATTTGATTACGAAATCGATGGTATGGTCATCAAAACTAATTCTCTGTCATTGCAAACTGAATTAGGCTTTATTTCACGCTCACCACGTTGGGCAACCGCTTATAAATTTCCTGCAGCAGAAGTCACCACTACCGTTGAGTCGGTCGACTTTCAAGTTGGACGCACAGGCGCATTAACTCCTGTGGCTCGTTTAAAGCCAGTTTCTGTTGCAGGGGTGATCGTTAGTAATGCAACATTACACAACATGGATGAGATTGCTCGCAAAGATATTCGCATTGGTGACACAGTGATTGTTCGGCGCGCGGGCGATGTTATTCCGGAAGTTGCACGCGTAGTACTAGAATGTCGTCAGCATAATACGAAGACAATTGAATCGCCTACACATTGTCCGATCTGCCAAAGCGAAGTTGAAAAAATAGAAGGGGAGTCTGCCATTCGTTGCCCAGGCGGTTTACATTGTTCCGCGCAATGTAAAGAAATGATTCGTCATTTTGCATCACGAAAAGCAATGGACATTGAAGGTTTGGGCGATAAACTTATAGAACAGCTGGTAGATAAAAGTTTAATAAAAACAGCAGCGGATTTATTTCAGCTATCGTTTAACCAGCTTGCTTCTCTTGAGCGCATGGCCGAAAAATCCGCCAAAAATATAATCGATGCTTTAGAAAAAGCAAAAAATACGACACTTAATCGGTTTATTTTTTCATTAGGAATTCGTGATGTCGGCGAAACCACCGCGCTCAGTCTTGCGCAATACTTTGGTGATTTAACTGGCATTATGCAAGCCACAACAGAAGATTTGTTGGCGGTTAACGATGTTGGCCCTATTGTCGCTGAAAACATTCGTGCGTTTTTTGACGATAGCCATAACCAACAAGTGATTCGTGAGTTGCTCGCTGCAAATATTCACTGGCCAGCAATGCCACAGAAACCTGCTGAAAATAAATTATCTGGAAAAATTTTTGTTCTTACCGGCACATTAAGCTCAATGAGCCGAGAAGAAGCCAAAGAAAAATTACAAGCGCTAGGAGCTAAATTATCTGAAAGCGTTTCTAAGAAAACAAATTACGTCGTGGCCGGTGAAGAACCTGGTTCAAAATTACAAAAGGCACAAGCATTGGGTGTTAGTATTCTTGATGAGATCGAATTTTTGAAGTTATTTTGAGCTGTTAAACTCGAGAAAGCGTAGAAAAAACAACATCAATAAGTTGTATTAATTCCGACTTAATCTGACAATATCAAAGATAACTATTGGCAAGATTTTTGTGGAAAATTACAAGATTACAAAGTTAATTTTAAAACTGTTTGTTAGTAATCAGTCGACATATAGAAAAATTGATCATTTTTTCTGTTCAGGAAGCTTAAGATATTTTATCAAAAATGTTGAGCAGTATTACCAGCATTCGACAAAAAATAAAGCCGGGGCGTCACTGTCCCAGGCAATCCAGGAAGCCGTATACAAAATGGGACAATGGTAATGTGACTAACAAAAAACGTGTGGAGGCTTAACCGAATGCCATTGAAAATCGTGGGACCCCAAAACTTAAAAGGTGACATTACAACTTTGCCCTGACATTTTGAAGAAATGTTCTAGACTTTTCACCTGCTATGATGTTATTTTCAAACAGCGGAGAAATAATACAAGGAAATCTTAGATGAAAAAAAGAGCAGCATTTGCAACGTGCCTCATCACTTTATTATTCACTACGGGCTCATATGCTGCTATTTGCAGCGGTCGCAGTGTCGTCACACAAGGCTGCAGCTATTACAATAATACAAGCCACGATGCATGTACGGATAGGTATGCATGGTACGATGGGTATTCATATAAGTGCAAAT
Proteins encoded in this window:
- the smc gene encoding chromosome segregation protein SMC; its protein translation is QGTDVIFNGSSGRQPVGQASVELVFDNSDASLGDEYAQYAEISIRRQVSRDGISTYFLNGTRCRRRDIADIFLGTGLGPRSYAIIQQGTVARLIEAKPEELRQFLEEAAGISKYKERRKETESRIRGARENLERLQDVRLELEKQLTSLKRQASAAERFKELKAEQRQTKSELHALRWRGINEKITSYQQKITTQETALIAVIAEARNIETKIEHIRLAHTESVDKFNELQSTYYRSKAELGTIEQEIKHQNERRQQLTTDVQQAESHWQSLHATLDHDKAQILRLKKIEEELIPQFEFSQEASEQASYQLEEVEMGLAEWQNAWNEFRELSSKASKTAEVEQANIMQYEERITSINNKLQKLEQTFAEINIAPTEEKIISLKEIIEKERQNTKATQQSLIESKEATQTQQQKLRDLTSLIDSTKHRRQKLEGQKVSLEILQAAALNSGDQKTKSWLMQHGLTEKKRLAQTIQVDAGWELAVETVLGDFLQSICLDADSTNLYAKDLLNFKQDTISLIYPLAPSSSRAKRLIEKVQYSHIPSDFQAIWAADSLEEALNIQKTLSSSESVITKEGLWFGSNWMRVAYEKNQSQGILEREKELKRVAAEIISTENELAQHQSSLEQLQTLMHSQQSHYEALHQQYQLFASRLSQTEADLSVNQRYLDQSVARRNSITQEMTEQNIETQKLKQQLAQARDLWSSALESLEQFEAQQYTLEAEKENKQTAVQYARQKNQQAKQSFHELTVKKNITEVELKSLEKNISQLQQQFSTLEERKQQLTNALSQGNMPIQLLEEQREQLAEKCLTAEQQLNHAREAMNTIEGEQRSSEKLFREIEQNSSAIQATIQNNRLEMEGMKVRKQTIEEQLLELEQTAEAVLMLITEEKEIQQLEDQLGHIERRIERLGPINLVAIEECKEKEERKSYYDAQNADLEEALTALEDAMQKIDKETRAKFKETFDAVNTSFNTLFPKIFGGGDASLELTGTDLLDAGVEVIARPPGKKNSSIHLLSGGEKTMVAIALVFSIFQLNPAPFCMLDEVDAPLDDANVVRFSELVREMSQKVQFIVITHNKVTMEMMHQLMGVTMHEPGVSRIVSVDIKEAAQLVE
- a CDS encoding cell division protein ZipA C-terminal FtsZ-binding domain-containing protein codes for the protein MVITQIALLSIGALIILLVVIHAISRYFKNRRDSLIVSDIDAQGEEGFPSIEDDEPEVIYDQPLSTKSDSVSSENSKKSHSEANSFMMISVHAKANEVFSDYSFLQTMGSVGLIYGEHKIFHYDVKTDQGMQRLFSVAQLNKPGSFDIDHVETINCKGLLLFIDLRACRKQTLALDCMLEVAYQLAEDLDGIMYEGYNTPWQEDTPRALAQQLESNQKNFKSVLDEIAY
- the ligA gene encoding NAD-dependent DNA ligase LigA, with product MKSLIDFFERVEKLREQLNLHNYRYYVLDDPSICDAEYDRLFHELQNLEETYPELKTSDSPTQRVGAAPLAEFQPVLHSISMLSLSNVFDFNELQAFDKRIKDRIKNANSIEYVCEPKLDGLAISLRYEQGVLVQAATRGDGQTGENVTDNCRTIKTIPLKLINHNIPNILEVRGEVYMPLSGFAKLNEFILEKNEKPFANPRNAAAGSLRQLDSKITVTRPLAFFAYGIGEISEVIAETHSEVLKRLSALGFCVSPGYQMVQGAQGCQDYYEQLIQKRHTFDYEIDGMVIKTNSLSLQTELGFISRSPRWATAYKFPAAEVTTTVESVDFQVGRTGALTPVARLKPVSVAGVIVSNATLHNMDEIARKDIRIGDTVIVRRAGDVIPEVARVVLECRQHNTKTIESPTHCPICQSEVEKIEGESAIRCPGGLHCSAQCKEMIRHFASRKAMDIEGLGDKLIEQLVDKSLIKTAADLFQLSFNQLASLERMAEKSAKNIIDALEKAKNTTLNRFIFSLGIRDVGETTALSLAQYFGDLTGIMQATTEDLLAVNDVGPIVAENIRAFFDDSHNQQVIRELLAANIHWPAMPQKPAENKLSGKIFVLTGTLSSMSREEAKEKLQALGAKLSESVSKKTNYVVAGEEPGSKLQKAQALGVSILDEIEFLKLF